The DNA window GCTGCGGCTGATCGGTCACCTGAACCGCCGGCGGACCGGGACGCGCGACGCCGAGCAGTTGCTCGCCGAGGTCGGGATGGCCGGCAAGGCGCACCGGCGCCCGCACCAGCTCTCCGGCGGCGAACGGCAGCGCATCGGCATCGCCCGCGCGCTGATCGGCGGCCCGTCGCTGCTGCTGGCGGACGAGCCGACGGCCGCGCTCGACCGGGCGCGCAGCCACGAGGTGGTCGAGTTGCTGGCCCGCGAGACCCGGCGCGCCGCGGTGGCGACCGTGATGGTCACGCACGACACTGACGTGCTGGAGCACTGTGACCGGGTGGTAGAAATGGTCGACGGACAGTTGTCCGGCTAGGCGACCCGAAGGAGGCACGGTGCCGCGCATCTCGGCGCCCACCGTCGCCGAGCACCGCGCCGCCAAGCACCGCGCGCTGCTCGACGCGGCCCGTGCCATCCTGGCCGAGGAGCCGGGCGCCGCCCCGTCACTGGCGGCGGTCGCCGGGCGTGCCGGTCTGGCGCGCTCCTCGGCGTACGAGTATTTCCGCTCCCGCCAGGACCTGCTCGACGCCCTCATCCAGGACGTGTTCCCGCGCTGGTCGAAACGGGTGACCGACGCGATGGCCGCGGCGGGCTCACCCGGCGCGCAGGTGCTGGCATATGTGGACACCAACCTGGAGCTGGTCGCCGAGGGCGAGCACGCGGTGGCCCGCGCCCTCGCCGCCATCGCGCCCGGTCAGCAGCTGGACGACAGCAGCCGGGTCATGCACCGGCAGCTGTCGCATCCGCTGATCGACGCGCTGCGGGCGTTGGGCGTGCCCGACCCGGCCACCACCGCCGAGATGATCAACGCGATCGTCTACAGCGCGTCCAGCCTCATCGAGGCGGGCGGAGACCCCGCCGGCATCCGCTCCCGCGCCGAGGAGCTGCTCGGGCCGTTCCTGCGCGACCCGGGGTGACCGGACCCGGCGTCCCGGAAGTAACTGATGGCGCCCTTGCCGCGCGCCTTCGCGTCGTACATCGCCAGGTCGGCCTCCCGCAGCAGCCTGTCCAGGCTGTCCGCGGTCCCCGGCTGTGACGGCGTGATGCCGATGCTGACCCCGACGGCCACCGTCGACCCGTGAATCGTCATCGGCGCGCTGATGGTCGTCAGCAGGCGCTGGGCCAGGCTCGTGGTGTCGGTGTCGGAGATGTCGGTGACCAGGACGGCGAACTCGTCACCGCCCAGCCGGCAGACGACGTCCTCCGGGCGCAGCGCCGCGGCCAGCCGGTGGCCGACGGTCACCAGCGCCTCGTCGCCGC is part of the Actinoplanes missouriensis 431 genome and encodes:
- a CDS encoding ABC transporter ATP-binding protein, coding for MTIDATTRTGLCLAGVTLRLGDGDDTITALDAVSLTVAPGELVAVVGPSGAGKSSLLAVAGGLTVPDQGSVTVDGSDLTAMKPAARTAHRREHIGFVFQSGNLIPALTALDQLRLIGHLNRRRTGTRDAEQLLAEVGMAGKAHRRPHQLSGGERQRIGIARALIGGPSLLLADEPTAALDRARSHEVVELLARETRRAAVATVMVTHDTDVLEHCDRVVEMVDGQLSG
- a CDS encoding TetR/AcrR family transcriptional regulator, which gives rise to MPRISAPTVAEHRAAKHRALLDAARAILAEEPGAAPSLAAVAGRAGLARSSAYEYFRSRQDLLDALIQDVFPRWSKRVTDAMAAAGSPGAQVLAYVDTNLELVAEGEHAVARALAAIAPGQQLDDSSRVMHRQLSHPLIDALRALGVPDPATTAEMINAIVYSASSLIEAGGDPAGIRSRAEELLGPFLRDPG